The genome window ttttcaaaaagtggtgttcctttaagattcACAATGCATCCACATCCATAAATCAtgtgtttttttccttttctcCCTTATTTTTTCCCtcatattattttgttttctggGTGATGCTGCTGGCAACACCGAAGGTTCTGCGCGAATCCAAAGCACTGGTGCGGAACACTAACCGGGCCGCCCTGGAGCAGGCCAACGAGAGGGAATGTGAGGCACTTAAGAGGGTCTGGGGCTCTCCTCAGGGAATGGACTCCATACTTAAATATCTCCAGAAGAAAATAGATGAATTCTAATTCTGTTTCAGTGCCCTGCTTGTGCGAAAGCCTCCACATTTGTCTGCGGACACCATCCTCAAGTGCCTGTTGTTGATTTGTTAAGAGGCGGATTGTCATTGCAAACTCTGTTTGATTTTCTTCAGAAGAATTTGATGAACtccaaaaaaagagaaagactAGCGTGGTCTAACCCGCACCCTACCTTCGTCTAGGACGTATTTACTTTTCATCAGACTGCAAAAAGCAGCTTCTCTCCTTGATAAACATAACAATTTAATTCATAGTTTGTGATAAAACTTGCATGTCTTTCTCCAGGCACTGTCCAGAAGGAAAAATCTGTTTTTCTCTTGCCTCCATCCTGTCATCCTTGAGCTGCTTCCAAATGTATAATGACACAGGCCTCGCGTTGTCATACAATTACAGATTTAGATTATATTTGAACACTTTATGCAGTTAAGATTATTTGTAGTATGTTTTAGGTACTTTTATTACATTGTCTTCATGACTGTAAAAATCATCTCAACCCCCATTAACATTGAATATTCAGACAAATGATACAAGCGTTTAAGTTTACCAGCCCTTTGTAAGAATGAATACTTTTTGGCCAGGTGGATTATCAAGTCATGTTGATGAAAAGAAGATGAACGGGTATTGATGGCAAATCGGATTAGGTACATACACTTGAAAGGGTTTAAGGAAGAGCACACAAGACAAATAAtgaacatttttaatttaaaaatgttgtagTTTGAACTGATGTAAATACAAGCATGTTCAGTTTAAACTAGCATTTAAGTACATATGAATTAATAAGAATAGGCTCTGGTTTAGCAAGATATAGTTATTTGTATTAGAATGTTAACTTTTCTAGGTTTTACTGGCTttgaattttttacattttattatggGTTAGCTCCTGCTTTAAGCTTACACACTATTTGCTTTGAAGTAACTTTATACCACCAAATATTGATGTAAATGTTGTTCACACAATATTcctaatttaataataataatttatgagAAATTTAGAAAGTCAGTAAAGTATGCTGGCTTTTTAAATATGCATCTTATTTTTTGTTGGACTGCTGTATCATCAGATGAGCCCTGGAGATTGAACATCTCTACGAGAAGATCCTAGCTACTGACATCAGTGTTGCCTTGAATAAAACAAACTCTCTCTAATATAACTCCTACACATCTTTAATGACTAGCTGGAATGAATTATTATTTGTCAGAAATGATTTAAGTGATGGGTTACAAAAATGGGTCATAAGATTGCCGGACTACTTTCTGTCCACATAGGATGCCTAATAATGTGATTTTGCTCACGGATGCCTGCAGTATTTTTTTACTGCCAGTGCAAAAACTGACTGTCCGACCTGTAACAATTTATTGTATGATTTTGTTCAGAAATGAAGTATCTAGTTTTGAAGATTTGACCGATTTTGTTCTTGCTGGTATATTATTCTGGTATGCACTATTTCTTAATGACTCAGAATTGGTATTTTACCAAACTTCCCAGGGAAGCAAAACAGGATCgacttaattaaattaaaaatcattaaacattcTCATTTCATTCTGAAGAGTTTAGTTTAGCCCCagcaataaaatgtttgttatttttattcagtATTTATTGACCATATGtagttttttgcagtgtttttttgacaagaaaatgtCAAAGAGAGGGTTGTGtatgtttttcttttcaaatGGTAAATTGCCATTTATGAAATTCTATTTATGAtgtgatttttcttaaaattattgAATGTTATTGTTCAGATATTTTCAAATTAGATTTTGTTTTCCCAAAACAATGTGGCAGATTGTATTTGATTATGAAATGTATAATATTATGTAATCTTTTGGTTCATCGGCTTGTAAACTGCTGGGggaaatgttttttatgttaatgAATTTAATAGTTTGACCTGTAATAACGTTTTATAACCCTAGaagacaaaaaacaaaatttcattgcagcttttcattGTTACATCCATTTTAGCTTTTCCCACTATTGTTGTCTTGACATATTTGACTTGTATAAACAGGGTGTTGTCATTTGATGTAAAGCATTGCTGTCGCTATACCTCGAACATATACAGCAGCAGTAACTGGATTTGTTTGAATATAACATTAAAGTTTCTTTGTCCTAGTCACTGACAAAAGTATCATTTTCTTTAACAACATCCCTTCCAGGCTTTAATGTAGCTGTAAATATGCTTTCTGACTTTGTAACAAATGCtggtcagttttgatttttctATATCTTTTTTCCCTGAACATATAACAGCTGTGAAAATTACTggtcaaaataaatgtatatacaataCAAATTTGATATCAAACTCTGTCCCTTTtgtaattaaaagaaaaaatgttaaaggtGTATGAAAGAAATGTGAAATTGTATGTTTTAGATTCATATTCTGCTTTTTTAAAACAAGATGTACAATATAATGAACTAACTGAACATAAAACAGTCACATGAAACAAAGGTCCATTAGGGCGGGCAGCCATCTTGGGCACCAGTAGCCATGTGTAACCAATAGTCCTGATTCTTGAagcaaacaaaattgtagaagTTTTCACCACCTTTCAGAAATCCATGTTCTGTGGCTCCCCATGACACCGGACTATCCATATATCCGTGTACAGTTAGTGAAAGCCATGGTGTAAACTTTGGCTCATCGAAATACTGCCTGGGTGATCCAGTGAAGAGAAATAAACAGCTTTTAAGTGTCCTCACATTGATCATGCTCATAACACAATTTCTTAGGAACATGTCTGCAATGTTTGTGCCATACCTGAGTTCTTGCAACAGCAAATACACATCCTCAGGTGAAATAAATCCAGTAACGTTACACAGCAGGGCTTGGCTTACACAGCTCTGGGGCTCAGGACATACAAACGTCGACAGAAAACTGTCAGCAGCATTttcactaaaaaaaaaaacaaattatattGTTGAGAATTGTGTATTTGACAGATGACAAACATAATAACTAAGCTTTAGGGGCAGTTGCCAAGGCAGGGTTTAGAGTAagccaagactaggccttagttatcttagttgtttttacaaacattccttataAAAAAGCATTACTGGAgtgcatcttgaaacaaaaAAATGGCAATGAGGTGTGTTAAGTTGTGTCAGTGCAAACTGTTTTGCGTTAATATAACTCACATATGCATTTTAGTGTGGGCCTgatttaaaggtggggtgcatgatctctgaaagataatgttgacatttgaaatcaccgaaagaaacacacccctaccgaaatagaatctagaccttcttttgatagacccacctcacacatagagacagagcgcagcgcgtcataacctgaaaaccacgcccacagaggggaaagcaatccaaccgtctccattgacattgtattgcgagaagccgcctccttgtcatttctggcttataacaaaaaactgaataatgcctaaaagctgctgtgtgacaatatgtacagctaacaagccaaagaacccagaaataagtttttataagctgtcgagccgtaaaacccagcttttaaggagaataaagtggatcgccgactacgtttccccctattggacgcagttttactaataggagtactatgaaaagttgcctgtttccatttctgtgtctttaaacgctcgtttttttttaattgaaagcttataaaaacgtatttgttttttttgggttgttagatgtacaccttgtcacacagcagcttttaggtattaatctgtttttaagtttaatctgtaaataagtttttataagctgtcgaccccaaaaaacgagcgtttagacacaaaaatggacacAGGCAACCCCTCACAGCAATACCATtaagtagaactgcgtccaacagggggaaacgtagtcggcgatccactttattctccttaaagactgggttttacggctcgacagcttataaaaacttatttctgggttctttggctagttagctgtacatattgtcacacagcagcttttaagcattattcagttttttgttataagccagaaatgacaaggaggcggcttctcgcaatacaaagtcaatggagacggttggatcgctttcccccccggtgggcgtggttttcaaatttgcataactgcgctctgtctctatacgcAACCCATGCAAcgttgttggttagtagacacgccccttactgctgattgcctacaagtgtgttttggtactcggcccaactcccttttccaaagtgtttttcaaaaatcatgcaccccgcctttacgccctgtctgggaaaccaatCTTAAATGTTATAAACATAAAACAGCTGACCAGTTTATATCCAGGTTGACAGCCCCAAGCCACTCCAAGAATGAATGTGGATCACATGATAGTGTAGCTCCTTTTAAATCCGATGGGTAAAGTGTGGGGCACGGTACGTTTGTCAAGGTGTGACTGCTAAGAACCGGCTGGTGCTTTACAGGTTTGTACTGGGACAACAGCTGGTAAAGAGTCCCATCTTCATCTGCACCTAAAGAAATAACAAATCCAACATTTTAAAGCAGTAAAGAAATAGATTTTTCGGTAGATTGCATACTCACTCGCTATACTAACAGACTCTAGCAAGCATAAAAAAGCAACCTATAAGGCATAAACTCAATGTGGACTGAGAGCAAAAGTACACCCAAACCTGTGTTGTGTTGAGTAAAAAGGAAGTCATATCGGAGTGGCAGTCTGTCCTTCAAACTTGACAGAACCCTTTGATATCGTTTGGTACCTGGGGCTAAAGTTTTGTCTCTGAGATCCAGAGTCACAACTGTAAAAGAAAACGTCCCGTCATAACTGTAAACTGTTCTCAGAATACTAACATctcatatatatttttgttcaaagtttaaaACCATGCTTACTATATCTCATAGCTTTTCTGTGATTGTACAGAGATGGTCGTCCCTCCAAGCCGAGCTGCTCATATGTGTCTTTATCTAGAGACAAAACTAGCTGACCTGTGGGGAATGCATGTGCACACACAACACATATGGTATAAATGTTACAAATGTAAACAATAGACACGGTCAGGTAagaaatacacaaacacacgtgAAAGCTTTAAAACACATATAAATACAAATGCTGATTTGTGCTGGTTACCGCTGGACAGAAGTGCAATGGTATTATCTTCATCAATTCTGGTGTTGTAAGAGAGGGCATAGACATTTCCTataacaaaaatagaaatatatagTTAAACGTAAGAGGATGGCTCCAACTAGGGAgaaaaatgaagatgattttGAGGATGCAAAGGTGCAGGAGCATTCCAGTTTCATTGAtgaataatgcatacagatatAAAGTCAAGCATCCAGAAATGTTACAGCCCCACTAAAGAAAATGAATAAGCTAAAGACTGACTCGCGACAAGAAACTTCATGTAGTATACTAGTATTTACTAGAGTAAACTGtacaaacatttctaaaaacGAT of Misgurnus anguillicaudatus chromosome 2, ASM2758022v2, whole genome shotgun sequence contains these proteins:
- the rpp40 gene encoding ribonuclease P protein subunit p40, whose translation is MSPELEKCPRSVLVCEKSNFLNEKSRHDIHVSKHNFNYKISVLIPECAILPANIARVINNFSPYYFVRDFPVYELLQDQIYETVVNKGNVYALSYNTRIDEDNTIALLSSGQLVLSLDKDTYEQLGLEGRPSLYNHRKAMRYIVTLDLRDKTLAPGTKRYQRVLSSLKDRLPLRYDFLFTQHNTGADEDGTLYQLLSQYKPVKHQPVLSSHTLTNVPCPTLYPSDLKGATLSCDPHSFLEWLGAVNLDINCENAADSFLSTFVCPEPQSCVSQALLCNVTGFISPEDVYLLLQELRQYFDEPKFTPWLSLTVHGYMDSPVSWGATEHGFLKGGENFYNFVCFKNQDYWLHMATGAQDGCPP